The following are encoded together in the Actinomycetota bacterium genome:
- a CDS encoding prolipoprotein diacylglyceryl transferase, which produces MRPELFRIGPLTVHAYGFFLALAFIVGMLVSFWYLRRRFVDAYVVFELVLAAAVGGIVGARVFYVLGHWSEFSSSWWEAFKFWNVQGLVFYGGFIFGVAAAAAVVRFRGLSIGEVLDSGGLAVPAALAVARVGCYLNGCCFGKSSGLPWAVTFPLQTQRTMGMPANPVHPTQIYELIMDLAIFVILLAVHRRFRYRGETMLAFIMLYAVARFANEFFRFHSKPSGSLFFQILSAAAFLAAGVVLVFRRRLLQEAR; this is translated from the coding sequence TTGAGACCCGAGCTCTTCCGCATCGGACCGCTGACCGTGCACGCCTACGGGTTTTTCCTGGCCCTCGCCTTCATCGTGGGGATGCTGGTGAGCTTCTGGTATCTGCGGCGCCGCTTCGTGGACGCCTACGTGGTTTTCGAGCTGGTGCTGGCGGCGGCGGTGGGAGGGATCGTCGGCGCGCGCGTCTTCTACGTCCTCGGGCACTGGAGCGAGTTCTCGTCCTCCTGGTGGGAGGCCTTCAAGTTCTGGAACGTGCAGGGGCTGGTTTTCTACGGCGGCTTCATCTTCGGCGTCGCGGCCGCCGCCGCGGTGGTCAGGTTCCGCGGCCTCTCCATCGGCGAGGTCCTGGATTCCGGGGGTCTCGCGGTGCCGGCGGCGCTGGCGGTGGCCAGAGTGGGGTGCTATCTCAACGGCTGTTGTTTTGGCAAGTCCTCCGGGCTGCCCTGGGCGGTGACCTTCCCCCTTCAGACCCAGAGGACCATGGGCATGCCCGCGAACCCCGTCCACCCCACCCAGATCTACGAGCTCATCATGGACCTCGCCATATTCGTGATCCTTCTCGCGGTACACAGGCGTTTCCGCTACCGGGGCGAGACCATGCTCGCCTTCATCATGCTCTATGCCGTGGCGCGCTTCGCGAACGAGTTCTTCCGCTTTCACTCCAAGCCCTCGGGCAGCCTTTTCTTTCAGATCTTGAGCGCGGCGGCGTTCTTGGCAGCGGGGGTGGTGCTGGTCTTCAGGAGGCGACTGCTGCAGGAGGCAAGGTAG
- a CDS encoding DUF167 domain-containing protein, translated as MPVFEEPAVREHPVGCVCEVRVRPGSSRSRVDGLVGGRVAVAVHSPPQKGRANREALRVLASFLGVPTSSLAVLKGETSRDKTVLVRGLPCGEALRILASLPQSESR; from the coding sequence ATGCCCGTTTTCGAGGAACCCGCGGTCAGGGAGCATCCCGTAGGGTGCGTTTGCGAGGTGCGGGTGAGGCCTGGGTCCTCCCGCAGCCGCGTGGACGGCCTGGTGGGAGGCCGGGTGGCGGTAGCGGTTCACTCCCCACCCCAAAAAGGCCGGGCCAACCGCGAGGCGCTGCGCGTCCTCGCCTCGTTCCTGGGAGTTCCTACCTCGAGCCTCGCCGTGCTTAAGGGTGAGACCTCCCGCGACAAGACCGTCCTCGTGCGCGGCCTGCCATGCGGAGAGGCATTGCGCATCCTGGCATCGCTTCCCCAAAGCGAATCGCGCTAA
- the ileS gene encoding isoleucine--tRNA ligase, translating to MDYRKTLNLPRTDFPMKADLPRREPEIQRAWRERDIYRKMLDKTRGLPPFILHDGPPYANGDLHLGTALNKILKDIIIRYKSMSGHFCPYVPGWDCHGQPIEYNVERLLGEEKGKLDVMEVRKRCRDYALHYVGRQSEQFQRLGVRGDFDNPYLTLKPSYEAVNIGVLADLLEKGLVYRSRKPIHWCPRCVTALAEAELEYRDKVSPSIYVRFPLVDGLPGDGGEASVVIWTTTPWTLPANVAIALHPDMEYVLADTAVGCILVGAPLLDRAMEEMGIGEHVEVARYRGGDLAGLEARHPWRERRSRLVTSQYVTTEQGTGAVHIAPGHGEEDYHVGLEYDLPMVMPVDDLGRFTSEAPEFEGLFIEDANPRIMDDLAARGLLLGRGELPHSYPHCWRCKGPVIFRATPQWFVGVDIPYQGATLRERCLAAMEEVVWIPSWNSRRMKGMLESRPDWCISRQRAWGVPIPAFYCVECGGELFTPESLRKVEELIAQEGADAWFSREPSEILGDGFSCPGCGSTRFRKEMDILDVWFESGVSHEAVLTQWEGLAWPSDMYLEGSDQHRGWFQTSMLTAVGKRGAPPYRSVLTHGFVVDGEGRKMSKLLGNVINPMDICDTLGADILRLWVAAADYTVDIPASREIFDRLVEAYRRIRNTLRFLLGNLFDFNPAEHAMPTAVMEDLDRWILSRLHDLVRRCTRAYEEYQLHVVYHSLHNFCAVDLSALYLDMRKDCLYTFAPASPQRRSAQTAIFHLLDNLVRLMAPVLCHTAEEAWSNLKGTEEESVQLAEWPEPPAEWKDAGLEEEFARLLEVRELVTKSLEEKRASREMGTSLEAEVRLLAPPGRASELRARLDLLPTLFIVSRVEVVEEEGRDEVEVQVARAPGEKCARCWNYRTTVGENPSHPEICDRCLAVVEG from the coding sequence ATGGATTACCGCAAGACCCTTAACCTTCCGCGCACTGATTTCCCTATGAAGGCCGACCTGCCGCGGCGCGAACCCGAGATCCAGCGGGCGTGGAGGGAGAGGGACATATACCGCAAGATGTTGGACAAGACCAGGGGCTTGCCTCCCTTCATCCTGCACGACGGACCTCCTTACGCCAACGGCGACCTTCACCTGGGCACCGCCCTGAACAAGATACTCAAGGACATCATCATCCGTTACAAGAGCATGAGCGGGCATTTCTGCCCCTATGTGCCGGGATGGGACTGCCACGGCCAGCCCATCGAGTACAACGTGGAGCGCCTGTTGGGAGAGGAAAAGGGCAAGCTCGACGTGATGGAGGTCCGGAAGCGCTGCCGCGACTACGCCCTGCATTACGTGGGGCGCCAGTCGGAGCAGTTCCAGCGTCTGGGAGTGCGCGGCGATTTCGACAACCCCTACCTGACCCTGAAGCCCTCCTACGAGGCGGTGAACATCGGCGTGCTGGCGGACCTGCTGGAGAAGGGGCTGGTCTACCGCAGCCGCAAGCCCATCCACTGGTGCCCGCGCTGCGTAACCGCCCTCGCGGAGGCGGAGCTGGAATACCGGGATAAGGTCTCCCCCTCCATCTACGTGCGCTTTCCCCTCGTGGACGGGCTGCCCGGGGACGGGGGAGAGGCGTCGGTGGTGATATGGACCACCACCCCGTGGACCCTCCCGGCCAACGTGGCCATCGCCCTGCACCCGGACATGGAGTACGTGCTGGCCGATACCGCGGTGGGCTGCATCCTGGTGGGCGCCCCCCTCCTGGACCGCGCCATGGAGGAGATGGGGATCGGTGAACACGTGGAGGTGGCGCGCTACCGCGGCGGGGATCTGGCGGGGCTGGAGGCGCGCCATCCCTGGCGGGAGCGCCGCTCCAGGCTGGTCACCTCGCAATACGTCACCACCGAGCAGGGGACGGGAGCGGTGCATATCGCCCCCGGCCACGGCGAGGAGGATTACCACGTGGGCCTGGAATACGACCTGCCCATGGTCATGCCCGTGGACGACCTGGGGAGGTTCACCTCCGAGGCCCCGGAGTTCGAGGGCCTGTTCATAGAAGACGCCAACCCGCGCATCATGGACGACCTCGCCGCCCGAGGCCTCCTGCTGGGCAGGGGAGAGCTGCCCCATTCCTATCCCCACTGCTGGCGCTGCAAGGGACCGGTCATCTTCCGGGCGACCCCGCAGTGGTTCGTGGGGGTGGACATACCCTACCAAGGAGCTACCCTGCGCGAGCGCTGCCTGGCGGCCATGGAAGAGGTGGTGTGGATACCCTCCTGGAACAGCCGCCGCATGAAGGGGATGCTGGAGTCCCGGCCCGACTGGTGCATCTCGCGCCAGCGGGCGTGGGGGGTCCCCATCCCCGCCTTTTACTGCGTGGAATGCGGTGGAGAGCTGTTCACGCCCGAGTCCCTGCGCAAGGTGGAGGAGCTGATCGCCCAGGAAGGCGCGGACGCGTGGTTCAGCCGGGAGCCGTCGGAGATACTGGGCGACGGTTTCTCCTGTCCGGGGTGCGGATCGACGCGTTTCCGCAAGGAGATGGACATCCTGGACGTGTGGTTCGAGTCCGGTGTAAGCCACGAGGCGGTGCTCACGCAGTGGGAGGGACTCGCCTGGCCCAGCGACATGTACCTGGAGGGGAGCGACCAGCACCGTGGCTGGTTCCAGACCTCCATGCTCACCGCGGTGGGCAAGCGAGGCGCGCCTCCCTACCGCTCCGTGCTCACCCACGGCTTCGTCGTGGACGGCGAGGGCAGGAAGATGTCCAAGCTCCTGGGGAACGTCATCAACCCCATGGATATCTGCGATACCCTCGGCGCCGACATCCTGCGCCTGTGGGTGGCGGCGGCGGATTACACCGTGGACATCCCCGCCTCCCGGGAGATCTTCGACCGCCTGGTTGAGGCCTACCGCAGGATCCGCAACACCCTGCGTTTCCTGCTGGGGAACCTATTCGATTTCAACCCCGCCGAGCATGCCATGCCTACAGCGGTGATGGAGGACCTGGACAGGTGGATACTCTCCCGGCTGCACGACCTCGTGCGGCGCTGTACCCGGGCTTACGAGGAGTACCAGCTTCACGTGGTCTATCATTCCCTGCACAATTTCTGCGCCGTGGACCTCAGCGCCCTTTATCTGGACATGCGCAAGGACTGTCTTTATACCTTCGCGCCCGCTTCTCCCCAGAGAAGGTCTGCGCAGACGGCCATCTTTCACCTCCTCGACAACCTCGTGCGCCTCATGGCCCCCGTGCTATGCCATACCGCCGAGGAGGCCTGGTCCAACCTGAAGGGCACGGAGGAGGAGAGCGTGCAGCTTGCTGAGTGGCCCGAACCGCCCGCGGAATGGAAGGACGCCGGGCTGGAGGAGGAGTTCGCGCGGCTGCTCGAGGTGCGGGAGCTGGTGACGAAATCCCTGGAAGAGAAGCGCGCCTCCAGGGAGATGGGGACCTCTCTGGAGGCGGAGGTGCGCCTGCTGGCGCCTCCCGGCCGCGCATCGGAGCTGCGCGCCAGGCTGGACCTGCTCCCCACCCTCTTCATCGTCTCCAGGGTGGAGGTGGTAGAGGAGGAGGGTCGGGACGAGGTCGAGGTGCAGGTAGCAAGGGCGCCGGGAGAAAAGTGCGCCCGCTGCTGGAATTATCGCACCACGGTGGGGGAGAACCCCTCGCATCCTGAGATATGCGACCGCTGCCTGGCGGTAGTGGAGGGATGA
- a CDS encoding PD-(D/E)XK nuclease family protein: MRLSYTAISSYERCPLSYRYRYLDGIEEEPSPHLSFGRSLHAALEWLYQRDVPVPPSLEELLDYLVTCWSNEGFEDEEQERSFLAHAQEVLSCFYRLNVGDFRLPVALEARFELDMGDYVLSGVIDRVDRHPDGRYEIIDYKTNRRLPELSRLREDLQLPIYQIACGEIWGITPAKLTFYYLVPNQRFSTRPLDGESLARVRERIDLVASRIAHGEFDPSPNRLCPWCSYRDICPAFPREVDEEEAYRFRYRALLQRRERLEALIGELEEEMATRGVSPAMEGEGEDGGGQPS; encoded by the coding sequence ATGCGCCTGAGTTACACCGCCATCAGCTCCTACGAGCGATGCCCCCTTTCCTACCGATATCGCTACCTGGACGGCATAGAGGAGGAGCCCAGTCCGCATCTCTCCTTCGGCCGCAGCCTGCACGCCGCCCTGGAGTGGCTGTACCAACGCGACGTCCCCGTGCCCCCTTCCCTGGAGGAACTGCTGGACTACCTGGTCACCTGCTGGAGCAACGAGGGGTTCGAGGACGAGGAGCAGGAGAGGTCCTTCCTCGCTCACGCACAAGAGGTCCTGAGCTGCTTTTATCGCCTCAACGTGGGGGACTTCCGCCTCCCGGTGGCCCTCGAAGCGCGCTTCGAACTGGACATGGGCGACTACGTGCTCAGCGGGGTCATAGACCGCGTGGACCGCCATCCCGACGGCAGATACGAGATAATCGACTACAAGACCAACCGCAGACTACCCGAACTCTCGAGGCTGCGCGAGGACCTCCAGCTCCCCATCTATCAGATCGCCTGCGGGGAGATATGGGGGATCACCCCCGCCAAGCTCACTTTCTATTACCTGGTGCCCAACCAGCGGTTCTCCACGCGCCCCCTGGACGGGGAAAGCCTGGCGCGCGTCAGGGAGCGCATCGACCTCGTCGCCTCCCGCATAGCGCACGGTGAATTCGACCCCAGCCCCAACCGCCTCTGTCCTTGGTGCTCCTACCGCGACATCTGCCCGGCCTTCCCCCGGGAGGTGGACGAGGAGGAGGCCTACCGCTTCCGCTACCGCGCGCTTCTGCAGCGCCGGGAGAGGCTGGAGGCGCTCATCGGCGAACTGGAGGAAGAGATGGCGACGCGGGGGGTTTCCCCCGCCATGGAGGGCGAAGGGGAGGACGGCGGCGGCCAGCCCTCATAG
- a CDS encoding RluA family pseudouridine synthase, translated as MRVFAFTASAEDQGTRLDVCISRHTGISRAAAQRIIAEGGVRVDGAPARKSHLVSAGERLEACLPDPVPPEPPAQDIPVRVLYQDDDLAVVSKPAGMVVHPAAAHREGTLVNALLHALEGLSGVGGVSRPGIVHRLDRDTSGLLVVAKNDRSHLLLQGMIRDRTLHRYYLVLVHGVPATGLGTVDVPVGRDERNRRRMAVNAVSGRKAVTHFRVLRELGRASLLEAELETGRTHQIRVHMAYIGHPVVGDREYGRPGSLEAELGIERQFLHAWKLAFRHPVSGEEMEFEDPLPGDLEAALEVLESRTART; from the coding sequence TTGAGGGTCTTCGCGTTCACCGCTTCCGCAGAGGACCAGGGCACGAGGCTTGACGTCTGTATCTCGCGACATACCGGGATTAGCCGCGCCGCAGCGCAGCGCATCATCGCCGAGGGCGGGGTACGGGTGGACGGCGCCCCCGCCCGCAAGAGCCATCTGGTGAGCGCCGGGGAGAGGTTGGAGGCCTGCCTCCCGGACCCCGTCCCCCCCGAGCCTCCGGCGCAGGACATACCCGTACGCGTTCTCTACCAGGACGATGACCTGGCGGTGGTGAGCAAGCCGGCGGGCATGGTGGTGCACCCCGCTGCCGCCCACCGCGAGGGCACGCTGGTCAACGCCCTGCTTCATGCCCTGGAAGGGCTCTCCGGCGTGGGGGGCGTGAGCAGGCCGGGCATCGTCCACCGCCTGGACCGCGACACCTCGGGCCTGCTGGTGGTGGCCAAGAACGACCGCTCCCACCTCCTACTGCAGGGGATGATCAGGGACCGGACCCTGCACCGCTATTACCTGGTGCTGGTGCACGGCGTCCCCGCCACGGGATTGGGCACGGTCGACGTGCCGGTGGGAAGGGACGAGCGGAACCGCAGGCGCATGGCGGTGAACGCGGTCTCGGGAAGAAAAGCGGTCACCCATTTCCGGGTGTTGCGGGAGCTGGGACGCGCCTCCCTCCTGGAGGCGGAGCTGGAGACGGGGCGGACCCACCAGATCAGGGTGCACATGGCCTATATAGGGCATCCGGTGGTGGGGGACCGGGAGTACGGGCGTCCCGGGTCACTTGAGGCCGAGCTGGGCATAGAGCGGCAGTTCCTGCATGCATGGAAGCTCGCTTTCAGGCATCCCGTGAGCGGGGAGGAGATGGAGTTCGAGGACCCCCTGCCCGGGGACCTGGAGGCCGCGCTCGAGGTCCTGGAGTCACGGACGGCGCGCACCTAG
- the lspA gene encoding signal peptidase II, producing the protein MTLAAAFLAALALDQASKAMVRALLPQGERVVSLSFIKLRQVRNPGTAFGIIQGRSWPLFLASIAVFAVLLLALWRWGRPGGRLFQAGLGLIMGGAVGNIIDRIALGAVVDFIDVGFWPVFNLADTAIVVGVGMVLLSVIMDTSRTRPGREREKGGV; encoded by the coding sequence CTGACGCTGGCGGCCGCCTTTCTGGCGGCCCTGGCCCTCGACCAGGCGAGCAAGGCGATGGTGAGGGCCCTCCTGCCCCAGGGGGAAAGGGTGGTATCCCTCTCCTTTATCAAGCTGCGGCAGGTGCGCAATCCCGGCACCGCTTTCGGCATCATCCAGGGCAGGTCATGGCCCCTTTTTCTGGCCAGCATCGCGGTGTTCGCGGTTCTCCTCCTTGCGCTCTGGAGATGGGGGAGGCCGGGCGGGCGCCTGTTCCAGGCCGGGCTGGGCTTGATAATGGGCGGGGCCGTGGGTAACATCATCGACAGGATCGCCCTGGGCGCGGTGGTGGATTTCATCGACGTGGGTTTCTGGCCGGTGTTCAACCTGGCGGACACCGCCATCGTGGTCGGGGTGGGGATGGTGCTGCTGTCGGTGATCATGGATACGTCGCGCACGCGGCCGGGGAGGGAGAGGGAGAAGGGCGGCGTTTGA
- a CDS encoding TraR/DksA C4-type zinc finger protein, translated as MATRSGMNKRQLAAFKKILLAEKASLEKEYRDLEEGNLHSSQSEFSGEMPFEEDYAASGTATFERERDLSLSENVKDILQKVNEALERIEEGTYGKCVSCGSDIPLERLQALPYASLCIPCKQKEEKASH; from the coding sequence ATGGCGACGAGGAGCGGCATGAACAAGAGGCAACTGGCTGCTTTTAAGAAGATACTTCTCGCGGAGAAGGCGTCGCTAGAGAAGGAATACCGCGACCTGGAGGAGGGGAACCTGCACTCCTCGCAGTCGGAGTTCTCGGGCGAGATGCCTTTCGAGGAGGATTACGCGGCGAGCGGCACCGCGACCTTCGAGAGGGAGAGGGACCTCTCGCTCTCCGAGAACGTGAAGGACATCCTGCAGAAGGTCAACGAGGCCCTCGAGCGCATAGAGGAGGGCACCTACGGCAAGTGCGTGTCCTGCGGGTCGGACATCCCCCTGGAAAGGCTCCAGGCCCTGCCCTACGCGAGCCTCTGTATCCCGTGCAAGCAGAAGGAAGAAAAGGCCTCCCACTGA
- a CDS encoding DNA polymerase III subunit alpha, whose translation MPFVHLHNHTEYSMLDGAARIPNLVSSAREMGYDALAITDHGGMYGVVPFYREAVRQGIKPVIGVEAYVTPGSRFDRKPVKEDPNYHLLLLAENLEGYRNLMKLVTISYMDGFYYKPRLDKEALRTYHRGIIACSACLKGEVASRLLGDDYEGAAVAAREYREIFGERNFFLELMDHGLPEEKKINPGLLQLAEELGIGLVASNDLHYVRREDSIHHDVLLCIQTNSTLDQEDRLRFSSDQFYLKDYEEMSGLFGGAPEALSNAVEIAERCNVELDFGRYLLPRYQVPEGYDIDGYLEKLAWEGLRRRYREVTPELEERLRYELSVIREMGFSGYFLIVWDFIRYAKENGIMVGPGRGSAAGSLTAYCLGITTVDPMRYGLLFERFLNPSRRTMPDIDIDFCYKRRPEVIEYVSRKYGEDRVAQIVTFSTMAARAAIRDAGRVFNLEYGKVDRLAKMVPDSIQNVTIDQALEISPELREAYESDELARKIIDTARNLEGITRQDSIHAAGVVIADDELCKYTPLQRRGSDEEVVTQFDMSTIQEIGLLKMDFLGLRTLTVISDTLDHIQRMHGVRIDLDEIPLDDPKTYELLQRGETVGVFQLESAGMRSLLHELRPDCFEDLIACLALYRPGPLRGGWVKTYVNRKHKRAAVEYPHPDLKPVLEETKGIILYQEQVMRLAVEMAGYSMAEADVLRGVVAKSKAKEMEVHRAKFVEGAVERGYDRRLAQMIFDLVKEFGFYGFNKSHSTAYAFISYQTAYLKAHYPREFMAANLTSVTGNKDKVPVFVNECRKLGIPILPPDINESLKEFTPVEEGIRFGLSAVRNLGDNAAERIIALRREHGPYESLLDFCTRVGSGVVNKRALESLIKSGAFDFLGYTRNHLLKVYDRVADLAAERQRLLEEGQFSLFGDEDVDDPMASDPVEEELPKDMLLAYEKEMLGIYVSDHPLMQVREELRRHVECEIADLPELGDGAVKWIGGIIGKINQRVTRKGDLMAGFTLEDLTGRVEVTVFPALYSQHREILREDGVVCVKARVEASERDEEGGGTVRVVALELKEPRLRGPQDSELCIRLLRCQAERDILEDLKEVLGRHPGGTPVKLKLEEGDTLKVFRLPDEYRVDPDGSLYAEVLSLLGDGCIALE comes from the coding sequence GTGCCCTTCGTGCACCTGCACAATCACACCGAGTATTCCATGCTGGACGGCGCTGCGCGCATCCCGAACCTGGTGTCCTCGGCCAGGGAGATGGGCTACGATGCCCTGGCCATTACCGACCACGGGGGCATGTATGGCGTGGTGCCCTTCTACCGCGAGGCGGTGAGGCAGGGGATCAAGCCCGTGATCGGAGTGGAGGCCTATGTCACGCCGGGCTCGCGGTTCGACCGCAAGCCGGTGAAAGAGGATCCCAACTACCACCTCCTGCTCCTGGCGGAGAACCTGGAGGGATACCGCAACCTCATGAAGCTGGTCACCATCTCCTACATGGACGGTTTTTATTACAAGCCGCGCCTGGACAAGGAGGCGCTGCGCACGTACCACAGGGGCATCATCGCCTGTTCCGCCTGCCTTAAGGGGGAGGTAGCCTCGCGCCTGCTGGGAGACGATTACGAGGGGGCCGCCGTGGCGGCGCGCGAGTACCGGGAGATCTTCGGGGAGAGGAACTTCTTCCTCGAGCTCATGGACCACGGCCTCCCGGAGGAGAAGAAGATCAACCCGGGATTGCTGCAGTTGGCCGAGGAGCTCGGCATAGGCCTGGTGGCCAGCAACGACCTCCATTACGTGCGCAGGGAGGACAGCATCCACCACGACGTCCTTCTCTGTATCCAGACCAACTCCACCCTCGACCAGGAGGACAGGCTGCGCTTCTCCAGCGACCAGTTCTACCTCAAGGACTACGAGGAGATGAGCGGGCTCTTCGGGGGGGCGCCGGAGGCCCTGTCCAACGCGGTGGAGATCGCGGAGCGCTGCAACGTGGAGCTCGATTTCGGCCGCTACCTTCTCCCCAGGTACCAGGTGCCGGAGGGTTACGACATCGACGGCTATCTGGAGAAGCTGGCCTGGGAGGGGCTGCGCCGCCGCTACCGGGAAGTCACCCCGGAGCTTGAGGAGAGGCTGCGCTACGAGCTGTCGGTCATCCGGGAGATGGGCTTCTCGGGGTATTTCCTCATCGTCTGGGACTTCATCCGCTACGCGAAGGAGAACGGCATCATGGTCGGCCCGGGCAGGGGCTCGGCGGCGGGGTCCCTTACCGCCTACTGCCTCGGCATCACCACCGTGGACCCTATGCGCTACGGCCTCCTCTTCGAGCGCTTCCTGAACCCCTCGCGCCGCACCATGCCCGATATCGACATCGACTTCTGCTACAAGCGACGTCCCGAGGTCATCGAGTACGTGAGCCGCAAGTACGGCGAGGACCGCGTGGCCCAGATCGTCACCTTCTCCACCATGGCCGCCAGGGCTGCGATCCGCGACGCGGGCAGGGTGTTCAACCTGGAATACGGCAAGGTCGACCGCTTGGCCAAGATGGTACCGGACAGCATACAGAACGTCACCATAGACCAGGCCCTGGAGATCTCTCCGGAGCTGAGGGAGGCCTACGAGTCGGACGAGCTCGCGCGCAAGATCATCGATACCGCGCGCAACCTGGAGGGGATCACCCGTCAGGACTCCATCCATGCCGCGGGAGTGGTGATCGCCGACGACGAACTGTGCAAATACACGCCCCTGCAGCGTCGTGGCTCGGACGAAGAGGTGGTGACTCAGTTCGACATGTCCACCATCCAGGAGATCGGCCTCCTGAAGATGGACTTCCTGGGGCTGCGCACCCTCACGGTGATCAGCGACACCCTGGACCACATCCAGCGCATGCACGGCGTCCGCATAGACCTGGACGAGATACCGCTGGACGACCCGAAGACCTACGAGCTCCTGCAGCGCGGCGAGACGGTCGGGGTGTTCCAGCTGGAGAGCGCGGGCATGCGCTCGCTGCTGCATGAGCTGCGGCCGGACTGCTTCGAGGACCTCATCGCCTGCCTGGCCCTCTACCGCCCGGGACCCCTGCGAGGCGGGTGGGTGAAGACCTACGTTAACCGCAAGCACAAGCGCGCCGCGGTGGAATATCCCCACCCTGACCTCAAGCCGGTGCTGGAGGAGACCAAGGGCATCATCCTCTACCAGGAGCAGGTCATGCGCCTGGCGGTGGAGATGGCGGGCTACAGCATGGCCGAGGCGGACGTGCTGCGAGGGGTGGTCGCCAAGAGCAAGGCCAAGGAGATGGAGGTGCACCGCGCCAAGTTCGTGGAGGGCGCGGTGGAGAGAGGCTACGACCGCCGCTTGGCGCAGATGATCTTCGACCTCGTGAAGGAGTTCGGGTTCTACGGCTTCAACAAGAGCCACTCCACCGCCTATGCCTTCATCTCCTACCAGACCGCCTACCTCAAGGCTCACTATCCCCGGGAGTTCATGGCCGCCAACCTCACCAGCGTGACCGGCAACAAGGACAAGGTCCCGGTGTTCGTCAACGAATGCCGCAAGCTGGGCATCCCCATACTCCCTCCCGATATCAACGAGAGCCTCAAGGAGTTCACGCCGGTGGAGGAGGGGATCCGATTCGGCCTCTCGGCGGTTCGCAACCTGGGGGACAACGCCGCGGAGAGGATCATCGCCCTGCGCAGGGAACACGGACCCTACGAGTCGCTGCTCGATTTCTGCACCAGGGTGGGTTCCGGGGTGGTCAACAAGCGCGCCCTGGAGAGCCTCATCAAGAGCGGCGCCTTCGATTTTCTGGGGTATACCCGCAACCATCTCCTCAAGGTGTACGACCGCGTCGCGGACCTGGCCGCCGAGAGGCAGCGCCTGCTGGAGGAAGGGCAGTTCTCGCTCTTCGGGGACGAGGACGTGGACGACCCCATGGCCAGCGACCCGGTGGAGGAGGAGTTGCCCAAGGACATGCTCCTAGCGTACGAGAAGGAGATGCTGGGCATCTACGTCTCCGATCACCCCCTCATGCAGGTCCGGGAGGAGCTGCGGCGACATGTGGAGTGCGAGATCGCCGACCTTCCCGAGCTGGGAGACGGCGCTGTGAAATGGATAGGGGGGATCATCGGCAAGATAAACCAGAGGGTGACCAGAAAAGGCGACCTCATGGCCGGCTTCACCCTCGAGGACCTCACGGGAAGGGTGGAGGTCACGGTGTTTCCGGCCCTCTACTCCCAGCACCGGGAGATCCTGCGAGAGGACGGCGTGGTATGCGTCAAGGCGAGGGTGGAGGCAAGCGAGAGGGACGAGGAGGGCGGCGGCACGGTGCGGGTGGTGGCGCTGGAGCTAAAGGAACCTCGCCTGCGCGGGCCGCAGGACAGCGAGCTCTGCATCCGGCTCTTGAGATGCCAGGCGGAAAGGGATATCCTGGAGGACCTCAAGGAGGTGCTGGGAAGACATCCCGGCGGCACTCCTGTTAAACTCAAGCTGGAGGAGGGAGACACCCTCAAGGTGTTCCGCCTGCCGGACGAATACCGCGTGGATCCGGACGGTTCGCTGTATGCCGAGGTGCTGTCCCTCCTGGGCGACGGATGTATCGCGCTGGAATAG